In Terriglobales bacterium, the sequence CGCGATCCCGAATGCTTCGCTGCGCGCGATGGATGGCAACACGAAAAGATCGGCAGCATGGTAAAGCGGTACTACATCCTGCACTTCGCCCAAAAAGGTAATGCGGTCTGCTATGCCAAGGGTCTGGACGGTGTGCTCCAAGGGAGCGCGCAAAGGTCCGGTGCCGACAATCAGCAAGTGACCTTCAACGTTGGCCATGGCGCGAATCAGGAATTCGAATCCCTTGTAGTAGACGAGGCGGCCAATGGCGAGCACGATCCTGGATCCGTAGCGTTGGCGAATTTCGCTGACGGAAGCGTGGTCAGCCTGTGAGAAGTCAGCGGGCTCGATGCCATGAGGGATCACGTGGCACCTTTCGCGATAGCAACGCAGAATGGGCGATGTTTCGATGTAGTTGGGCGACATACTCACCACCGCGTGCGCGCGGCCAAGAAGCCGGTGGACAAGCGGGATGGATATCGAATCCAGAAGAGCTTGGCGGACGATGTCGCTGTGATAGGAAACGATCAGCTTGCCGCGATGACGGCTGCAAAAATAGGCGAGAGCCGCAGCTGGGTTTGGATGATGAAAGTGAACAATGTCCCCGGGCACCGAACGAATTGCCGCGAGCATACCGGGACAGATGGGCGACGACCAGATCACTGCCTGAGTTCCGACGCGCAGGACCTGTACTCCCTCATCGATTTCGCGTGAGGTGCTGCTGCCTTCGCTGGAGACCATCGCGGTGACATCCACATATTGCCGCAGTGACCTGCAAAGCTGCTGTAGATGGCTCTCCATCCCGCCCTTGTGGGGCGGGTAGAATTTGCCAATATGCAGCACTCGCACATGCGTTCGATTACCGCTCAGCATTGATGGGCAACTCGCTCATAGATTTCCACCATCCTGCGGGCATACTCAGTCCAACAAAATTGTTGCGACCGCTTGAGGCAGAGAGCGCGGCGGCTTGAATCCCGCTGCGGATCCCGAGTCTTCGCCTCTAATAGCCCAATGCAGGTCCGAACCCAGCCGTGAACGTCGGTGAGCGGACAAAACACGGCGGCATCTCCCCCTACCTCGCGAAGCGCGGGGATATCACTCGCCACTACTGGCGTGCCGCAAGC encodes:
- a CDS encoding glycosyltransferase translates to MESHLQQLCRSLRQYVDVTAMVSSEGSSTSREIDEGVQVLRVGTQAVIWSSPICPGMLAAIRSVPGDIVHFHHPNPAAALAYFCSRHRGKLIVSYHSDIVRQALLDSISIPLVHRLLGRAHAVVSMSPNYIETSPILRCYRERCHVIPHGIEPADFSQADHASVSEIRQRYGSRIVLAIGRLVYYKGFEFLIRAMANVEGHLLIVGTGPLRAPLEHTVQTLGIADRITFLGEVQDVVPLYHAADLFVLPSIARSEAFGIAQLEAMACGKPVINTQLDSGVPYVSLNGITGITVPPSDSQALACAINTLLDNEALRLRFGEAARRRVSEEFTVQIMTQRMLSLYQEVLCEGKADTKIGSAVTSA